atcccagcaactggggagggagaggaaggaggatcacaagctttggataagcctgggcaacttagtgacagCCTGTCTCATGAAAGAGCttaagttgtagctcagtggttaagcgcccctgggtgtaattctccagtaccacaaaaacaaaacaaaacagcctaTAATCAGCAGGAAAAAGTATAAGCTGGGGCTTTCACCCATGCTTAAAGTTTAAAGGGGGACTCAGTAACCAGTGATGACCAGTATGACTCtgataggaaaaattaatatttgtgtttaccaaaaggaagataaattaataaaggcAAGTCAGGGCCCTTTGTATAATCAAGTCCTCCAAAGAGGCTTCTGGAGCTCTGCTAACTCTAACTAGGCCTGATGTTAGGAAACACTACAGAATTCTAACCAAACACTGTAGAGCTTCCCTGCTACCTGACTGCTTTAAGTTATATCCTAAGAGTTATTATTAGTGAATTCAGGTGCTCACAAGGAAAAGGCACCACAACCATGATACTTACTATTTAAATTCTTTGATAAGATTTTTGTGAATCTTCATGCAGAAATCCTCCACTGTGGTCCTGGAGTAAGGCAGCACCACTGGAGATGTGTAATCTGGTAACTGGCCTTTGGGTTTGGTGTAACTAGAATAAAGAAGGCATAAAGATTGCCACCTTCTTAAATGGATCATGTATTGAATGCAAACCAACCTTCTATCATCTCTAAGGATAATCTCCAACCTGAGGAACAGCAAACCCTCAACATGACCCAGGAGACAACAGGAACCAATTTACTTCTATCTCcagaaaaaacattttgttacCAAACCCGAGGACATCATTTTAGGACTGGTTTCATTGCTACAGCAACATTACCCCATCCACAAAGACTTACATTCTCACTAGTTTTAAATAGTCCCAGATCTTTTCTAACAGGTCATCAAAATTCCAGCGGTGATGGGCAGAGATGGGTACACAGTGAGGCACTTTATAGATGATATCCAATTCCTCAATGGAGATTTGATCGATCTTATTTAATACATAAATACAGGGAATATAAACCCTGTAGAAGTAGAAGACAAACAAGTTATTAATCTGGAGCTGTGGACACAACTGCCAGCCTGACTGCAACATCCCAAATCAGAGACTCTTAAAGAGATCATAAgtagctaccaaaaaaaaaaaaaaaaagtttctactaaaataagtaaaaaaccaAAGACTCAACCATATGTTGAGAAGTAACTCAAGCCCTAGCCCAGGCATGAAGCTAGTTGCTGGGAGATTGGTTTTCTACAAAACTATATtaagaattaattataatttctttcctcatttttttggggggtgggggggtgagagaggtactggggattgaacctgggatgctctatcactaagttacatatactttttttttaatatttttttgttttaggtggacacaatatctttattctacatttatgtggtactgaggatcaaacccagtgccacgtacatgctaggcaagcgctttaccactgagccacaaccctagccacccctcatatactttttttttttttttaagagagagtgagagaggagagagagtgagagagagagaatttttaatatttatttttttttttagttctcggcagacacaacatctttgtttgtatgtggtgctgaggatcgaacccgggtcgcacgcatgccaggcgagcgtgctaccgcttgagccacatccccagccccccctcatatactttttatattttgttttgaaacatgtTCTTGCTAAGATGCTTAAGGGCTCATTAAACTGCTGAGActagactcaaacttgtgatctgcctgccacagcctcccaaattgctaggattaggtatgtgccaccaagcctggcttaaGAACGTaagtataatttcttttattcttggcAGTAgggaatttaacccagaggtacttaaccacagagccacatccccagcaatttttttttttttttttttttttgagacagggtctcactaagttgctgaggttggcctcaaacttgtgatcttcatgcatcagcctcccaaaatcatcaggattacaggcatgtgccactgtgacagcaagaatataatttctaataatatatgagaatttttaaagatcttaaaaaatttttaagcacAGTGTCTAGCAATGTTATATTTCTAGTGTACAATTAATGTGGCAGCTAAGATTACTAATAGGCAAGCCATTATTTCTCAGGCTTCTATTACCTCATAAGATGCCTAATGCctagtttttgttttcaaatgagaatcaaataaattcatctaacaaaaagaaatgaaactggggctggggatgtggctcaaacggtagcgcgcttgccAGTTTCCTCTTTGGAGGGACCTCCTCAGAACCCTGTCCATTGACAGTTTAAATTACTAAAGTGTTAATAATAACACTTCAAGGAACAAAGTTTCAGCTACATAATCTTGGGTTGGATAGACAAGACTGGCCTTCTCAACTTCTATAGGACAACCTATATGATTTCTCACACGGATTAATTCTGGGAGAGCAGAATTAGTTACCTAATATCTTCAACCACTACTTGACAATTTAGAGGACAGCCTAGTTcactacaaaaaaacaaaatgggttgggtgcggtggcacacgcctataatcccaggggcttgggaggctgaggatttcgagttcaaagccagccacagcaacttggtgaagcacaaagcaactcagtgagaccctgtctccaaataaaatacaaaatagggttggggatgtggctcagtggttaagtgccctgggttcaatccccattacaaaaaaaaaaaggggggggggtgggtggTTGTTTTTTTGGGTATTGGGGTTTAAACAAGGGGCACTTACCTACTGAGCCCTAAAATAGAGAATTTGATCATCATTCAATTTGTAGAACAAGTaagaatttacaaattaaaacccATCCCTCATTTTACAGCTAAAAAaactcaagggctggggatgtggctcaagcggtagcgtgctcgcctggcatgcatgcagcccaggttcgatcctcagcaccacatacaaacaaagatgttgtgtccaccaaaaactaaaaaataaatattaaaattctctccttgtttctctcttaaaaaaaaaaaaaagaaaaaaagaaagggcatattaataaataaataaataaaatcaaacccACTATGATTTAACATAGTATCACAACTAGGGGATACATTAGTTGAGTGCTTGCttaacatgcataaggccctggattcaaataaaaggaaagagaaatctgggagcagtggctcatgcctataatctcagtaactcaggaggctgaggcaggaggatcataagttcaaagccagcctcagcaacatagtgaggccctgtatcaaaataaaaattttaaaagggctgggatagtggcttagttgttaagtgcccctgggttcaatcctcattaaaaaaaaaaaaaaaaaaaaaaaggagagagagaaagagaaaaggaaatcaaaattttaaaggataGCAGCAATATACCTGGCACATTTAtataggctgaggcaggtggatcacaagttcaaggcacaACAATTTATCAAAACACTGTctcaatatttaagaaaaaaaaaaaagtctggaaatataactcagtagtacagcacccctggattcaatacccagtatggGTTGGAGTTGAGGGGAGACAATAGCACAACTGGAGTTAGAATTTATATCTGCCAGATTTATGATCCagtattttcttcttcaaattcaAAATCAAGCCCAAACTGCACATTCATTCAGTACCTGTTTCCTTCCACCACATCAATGAGGTCATCAGCTGTGGCATCACTACGCAAAGTCACATCAGCATTATGAATTTTGTATTCAGCCAGAATGCTCTTCACAGTTTCAGCATCCAGCTCACTCTGAGGGCACTGAATCAACATAGCAAACAATGACTGTTGGGGGTAGAGGAATAAGAACACCTACCCATGTGCCTAAATTATTTAACCTAAGGTACAGAGTCATTAGCGAAGACATTACCCACATAAGAGTAACTAACCTttgataagtaaaaattaaaaactaaaaatttttccaAACTCAAGGAAGGTGCTAATGGGCCGAACTGTTTATTCCACAACCTTAACCTTTATCCCCTAACAGTCATATGTAGAAGTTCTATCCTTAGTATCTCAGAATGTGATTATTTGTAGATAGGGGATTTATTACCATAGcaaactaatacagaaagaaaCATGAACGCTCAGATTCAAACATTATGTTAGGATAGGGGGAAAAATCTGGGGCATGACAGCTAAAACCTATGTCAATCACCTGAATGTTAGAACTTTAAATTTAATAGAAAGGTCTCAGTCCTCAGTTCCATGACTGAGAATCAGCATGTAGCAGAATAGATCACTCCTCCTATCTGAAGTATATATTCTTTACTTGTATTTCAAGATTGTAAACTTTTCCagcttttcttttccctcattGTCTGAGAAATCTTATTTCTTGCAGGACCTCAATCCACAACTACCCCAccgatactggggactgaacccaaggccacgagcttgctaagcaagtgctctatcactgtaACCTCTTTTCTATTTATACTCACTTCCTTAATCATCTCACCTAGGCTCTTGGCTTTACATAATAACCAATCTCCTGCCTAGATCATTCATACGTCTTCCCTGACAAGAAGTAGCGGGATGTCTAATTGGCATATAAAACCCAAATCCTGACCTCCAAATCTATTCTTCACACAGTCctaccattttactttttatttgttctaattaggttttttaaaaatattttttagttgtcaatggatctttattttatttatttatatacagtgctgagaatcaaacacaatgcctcacacatgctaggcaagcactctaccactgagccacaaccccatctcaAGTCCTACCATTTTAGTAATGAGTTCATTTGTCCAGCTCAGGACAAAAAACCCTTTAGTCATCTCTCTCACAATCTGTAATTGAACCCAGCTATAACTCCTACTGTGTACTTTTCAAAATCTTTCCACTATCCATCATTCTATCTCCTCTACTATTACAAATTTGGTCTAAGAAGTCATAATTTCTTCTACTGAATCACTGTGATGACTTCTTACATGATTTCTCTGCTTTGGTTTTAACTCAATTCAGTGAATTCTCAAAACAACTGCCATTTTAATCTCATTAAACCTAAGTCAAATCACGAGTAATTCATAGATCAGACCAAATGACAGTTACTCACTTCTTGCAAAGTAATAGTATGTATAGCCCTATCCTATgactaattttatttctaaatatttctataCTTGCTCACTCAGCTGGTCTTCAGTCTTAACAAAGACATGATCTCCCTTAAAGCCTTACACTTAGCTATTTCTTTTGGGGGGGcaaaccagggattaaactcagaggcacttgaccactgggcaacatccccaggcctattttttctattttatttagagacagggtctcagagttgtttagtgccttgcttttacaGAGGCCCGCTTTGAACtcgcaatactcctgcctcagtccccccaagccactgggactacaggcatgagccacctcaTTCAATGCACACCTAACTTATTTCTGCTATATAAAACCCTCTTCCCCAAGATAGACTTTGGTTCACACTGTCATGTCATCACAATAAAGACGATAAACTTAAAAATCCAACCCTAATACCAACATTATCACCTTTCCCTACTTTACTTTCATTCCTAGATTTATCACTGTCTACTCTATTTTACTTACTAATTGTGTTTGCCACTTTACCCAAGAGAAAGGATCTTTGTCTACTTTGTTCCCGCTTCTGCTTCCCCAACCACTGCCCAGAGCTGAAGACAATGCCTGGCCTCTGGTATGTGCTCTATAAATTCatgttaaataaaaacacagatatTGGTAGCTAGCTACTTCATGCAAGCATAAGATTGGTCCACACTCCTATAAACTACAAACATAAAACCCAAAAGAGGAAATTAAGTTGCACAGATAAGGCATCTCATACCCTGGAAGTCTTTCTTGTCAGTTATTAATATAAGAGAATTATGTTATTTCAGTTAGTACAGgaaaaagttagaaaatttccaaatatcaATGTCTGGGCACCTCAATCCAATTCCTGCTCCAGACCCTTCAGTAGCCTATACCATATCTCTTTCCTCACTTACGGTAGCTGTGAGATTAATGCCTCCTTTATCTTTCTTCTTAAAGCCAATGTTGGGAGGTTTACTATTCAAGCGAATACCAAAGCCTTCCAATTCATTTTCAATTATCTTCTTATGTCCTAGTGGCTTCAGGACATCCAGAACAATCAGGATCAAATTGCATGTTCGGGCCACTGAAGATTTAAAaaacggaaaaaaaaaattataccctAAGTGCAATAAAGCCTTAATTAACTCAAATACTCAAAACAGAGGTGAGTTTTGGGGGCCTACACTTAAGAGAggatgaaagtttttttttgttttgttgttttaggaAGTACATAAACATACACTAAGTTCTTAAAGTTACCAAAGATATATAGCAGATGTCACTTTGTAGGTATACCTTGAAGTCATTACTTATTTACCCAAATGTTCTACACTTAgtagaacaacaataaaaatgaagacacaaaCAATAACCTAAACTCCAGAAGAGCtaagaagattaaataaaactctaaaagacaaataaaactcTAAAAGAACAAGATTATCTGAGCAAAACATactggcacattcctataatcccagctactttggactTTGGAGGCTATGGCAGGAAAATCCCAAGTTCAAACCAGtatcagcaacttaacaagaccctgtctggggcggggggagggggggcaggcagcagggaggctggggatgtatctcagctGGTAGAAtaccattgggttcaatccccagtaccaccagaggggaaaaaaaaaaatctggtcaacatacttttttttttttttttaatatttgtattagtcgctgatggacctttatttatttatttgcttgtatgtggtgctgagaatcgaacccagggcctcacacatgctaggcaagtgctctaccactgagccatagccccagtgCCTGGTTAACATACTTTCAATcaactttattgaagtataacttgaaaaagataaaatgtacTCATGTTAAGCATAAGGTTTGATGATAAATGTATATACCTATATAATCATGACAATCAAGATATCACCTCCAAAAGTTCATCTGTACCCCTTTTTAATCAATTGTTCACCCTCAATTATCGGCGAACTACTGATTGTCTTTCTACCATAGATAGTTTGTATTTTcagaatttaatataaatggaatctcataaaattatattcttctgTGTCTGGATCTTTTATTCTAGCATGGTTTTTATATTCAACTATATTGTGCATACATCAATAATATATCTCTGCTTACAAACTGAGCAGTACtccattttatattctatataataCATACTGTATAATGTGTTTACCCATTATTTGCTTGTTGAGAAACATCTAGGTTGTTTTCACTTGTGAAATTGTTATCTATAAATCTACtttaaacattcatgtacaagacTTTCTGTAGGcatgtgtttttatttgtctgGGATAAATACTAGTCATATCATAGGTATAGGTTATCAGAAACTGGTAAGCCATGTTCCAAATGTTTACACaattttgcattcccatcagcagCATGTAAAATgctccacaccctcaccaacacttggtgtcactctttttctgtttttaaaactttggcCATTCTTATCAGCATTTAATGATATCCCATTGCACTTCCCAGATTACTAATGAGGCTGACCCATCTTTTCATGTCCTTACTGGCTATATATCTTGAGAGTtgattcttttgccc
This is a stretch of genomic DNA from Ictidomys tridecemlineatus isolate mIctTri1 chromosome 2, mIctTri1.hap1, whole genome shotgun sequence. It encodes these proteins:
- the Drg1 gene encoding developmentally-regulated GTP-binding protein 1, with the translated sequence MSSTLAKIAEIEAEMARTQKNKATAHHLGLLKARLAKLRRELITPKGGGGGGPGEGFDVAKTGDARIGFVGFPSVGKSTLLSNLAGVYSEVAAYEFTTLTTVPGVIRYKGAKIQLLDLPGIIEGAKDGKGRGRQVIAVARTCNLILIVLDVLKPLGHKKIIENELEGFGIRLNSKPPNIGFKKKDKGGINLTATCPQSELDAETVKSILAEYKIHNADVTLRSDATADDLIDVVEGNRVYIPCIYVLNKIDQISIEELDIIYKVPHCVPISAHHRWNFDDLLEKIWDYLKLVRIYTKPKGQLPDYTSPVVLPYSRTTVEDFCMKIHKNLIKEFKYALVWGLSVKHNPQKVGKDHTLEDEDVIQIVKK